From the genome of Miscanthus floridulus cultivar M001 chromosome 10, ASM1932011v1, whole genome shotgun sequence, one region includes:
- the LOC136485647 gene encoding geraniol 8-hydroxylase-like — MVSFCKVLLQLQRTMAFFLPLVLPVLLIVFSSYILQLLRDSRSRLPPGPWPLPLLGNLHQLDHLPHRSLAHLAARHGPLMTLRLGAVLTVVASSPDMAREILRTHNADIAARSIGDSMRAGGHCENSVLCLPPRHKWRALRRLCTAELFSPQRLRATQALRQEKVVDLIGHVADHAARGASLDVGRSAHAAALGLLSRTMFSVDLDPAMAREVSDIVDEASVLAAGPNVSDFFPALAPADLQGVRRRMAKLVKRMYAIVDEQIKQREDSLASGEARKNDLLDVMLEKEGEVEEESTYDKSHNTIRGLFTDLFTGGETTSHTVECALAELLQSPDSMRRVQEELKNVIGTKPQIDETDISNLPYLQAVVKETLRLHPAVPLPPYEAGSTVEIQGYTIPKGAKVLINIWAINRCPNAWVEPDKFMPERFLGTETNFMGRDFHLIPFGAGRRICLGLPLAYRMVHLMLGSLLHRFRWTLPEGVEKDGVDMRERFGLALSLVVPLHAIAQEMH, encoded by the exons ATGGTTAGTTTTTGCAAGGTGCTACTACAACTACAACGAACTATGGCGTTCTTCCTCCCTTTGGTGTTGCCTGTCTTGCTCATCGTCTTCTCCTCATACATCCTCCAACTCCTCCGTGACTCTCGCAGCCGCCTCCCACCAGGCCCATGGCCGCTCCCGTTGCTCGGTAACCTCCACCAGCTAGACCACCTGCCACACCGCTCCCTTGCGCACCTCGCCGCGCGGCACGGCCCTCTCATGACGCTGCGCCTCGGCGCCGTCCTCACCGTCGTCGCCTCGTCCCCTGACATGGCCCGCGAGATCCTGCGGACGCACAACGCCGACATCGCAGCACGGTCCATCGGGGACTCCATGCGCGCCGGCGGCCACTGCGAGAACTCCGTGCTCTGCCTGCCACCGCGCCACAAGTGGCGCGCCCTGCGACGGCTGTGCACTGCCGAGCTCTTCTCGCCGCAGCGGCTGAGGGCCACGCAGGCTCTCCGGCAGGAGAAGGTGGTCGACCTCATCGGCCACGTCGCGGACCACGCTGCGCGAGGCGCTTCCCTGGACGTCGGCCGCTCCGCGCATGCTGCCGCGCTTGGACTCCTGTCGCGCACCATGTTCTCAGTGGACCTCGACCCCGCGATGGCGCGTGAAGTGAGCGACATCGTCGACGAGGCATCGGTGCTGGCCGCTGGGCCGAACGTGTCTGATTTCTTTCCGGCGTTAGCGCCGGCTGA CCTGCAAGGTGTGCGCCGCAGGATGGCAAAGTTGGTGAAGAGGATGTACGCCATCGTGGACGAGCAGATCAAGCAGAGGGAAGACAGCCTTGCTTCCGGCGAGGCACGCAAGAACGACTTGCTTGACGTGATGCTGGAAAAGGAGGGAGAAGTTGAAGAAGAAAGCACCTACGACAAGAGCCATAATACCATCCGCGGACTGTTTACA GACTTGTTCACTGGGGGAGAGACCACATCCCACACCGTTGAGTGTGCACTAGCAGAGCTATTGCAATCTCCAGACTCAATGAGAAGAGTACAAGAGGAGCTTAAGAATGTGATCGGCACCAAACCACAAATTGATGAGACTGATATTAGCAACTTaccttatcttcaagctgttgtCAAAGAAACCCTAAGGCTGCACCCTGCGGTTCCGCTACCACCATACGAAGCCGGATCCACGGTAGAAATTCAGGGATATACCATTCCAAAAGGGGCGAAAGTGCTTATCAATATATGGGCGATTAATCGATGCCCCAATGCTTGGGTTGAGCCGGATAAGTTCATGCCGGAGAGATTCTTAGGTACAGAGACCAATTTCATGGGAAGggattttcatttaattccattTGGTGCTGGAAGGCGCATTTGCCTTGGACTACCACTGGCTTATAGGATGGTGCATTTGATGCTTGGCTCGTTGCTCCATCGATTCAGATGGACATTACCTGAAGGGGTTGAGAAAGATGGAGTGGACATGAGAGAGAGGTTTGGGTTAGCACTGTCTTTAGTTGTTCCCCTCCATGCAATAGCCCAAGAGATGCATTAA